From the Ascaphus truei isolate aAscTru1 chromosome 15, aAscTru1.hap1, whole genome shotgun sequence genome, one window contains:
- the LOC142466809 gene encoding uncharacterized protein LOC142466809 isoform X2, whose protein sequence is MEKMRTEKSCNIPINMTENSYFNQSRQLINNVTASHSKRYILAATTGKDLGESEKSLTWLSDQNSQKRTDTGEKPHVCGECGKGFNDLSSLDTHKRTHTGERPHVCGECGKGFSDLSSLIRHTRTHTGERPHVCGVCGKGFSQSSSLHIHKRTHTGEKPHVCGECGKGFSVLFNLRTHKRTHTGERPHVCGECGKGFSQSSSLNTHKRTHTGERPHVCGECGKGFNDLSSLDTHKRTHTGERPHVCGECGKGFSDLSSLIRHTRTHTEERPHVCGVCGKGFSQSSSLHIHKRTHTGEKPHVCGECGKGFSVLFNLRTHKRTHTGERLHVCGECGKGFSQSSSLNTHKRTHTWERLHVCGECGKGCNDLSSLNTHKRTHTVERPHICGECGKGFSDVSNLDTHMRTHTGERPHVCGKCVKGFSVLSGLIRHMRTHNGERPHVCGECGNGFRDLSSLNKHKRTHTGERPHVCAECGKGFSDVSNLNTHMRTHTGEKPHVCGECGKGFSVSSSLNTHMRTHTGERPHVCGECGKGFSDLSNLNTHKRGHTGDRLHVCGECGKGFSRSSSLDTHKRTHTGERPHVCGECGKGFNYLSSLDTHKRTHTGERPHVCGECGKGFRQLTHLKIHMKTHTGERPHVLYVGNVGSDFETYPS, encoded by the coding sequence atggaaaagatgaggacagaaaaatcttgcaacattccaataaatatgacagaaaattcATATTTCAACCAGTCAAgacaattaataaacaatgtaactgcttctcattccaaaagatatatattagcagctaccacaggaaaagatcttggagaaagtgagaagagtctgacttggttatcagaccagaacTCACAGAAGAGGAcagacacaggggagaaaccgcatgtatgtggggaatgtgggaagggatttaatgacttatccagcctggacacacacaagaggacacacacaggggagagaccacatgtatgtggggaatgtgggaagggatttagtgacttatccagccttaTCAGacacacgaggacacacacaggggagagaccgcatgtatgtggggtatgtggtaagggatttagtcagtcatCCAGCTTgcacatacacaagaggacacacacaggggagaaaccgcatgtctgtggggaatgtgggaagggatttagtgtgttattcaACCTAaggacacacaagaggacacatacaggggagaggccgcatgtatgtggggaatgtgggaagggatttagtcagtcatccagcctgaacacacacaagaggacacacacaggggagagaccgcatgtatgtggggaatgtgggaagggatttaatgacttatccagcctggacacacacaagaggacacacacaggggagagaccacatgtatgtggggaatgtgggaagggatttagtgacttatccagccttaTCAGACAcacaaggacacacacagaggagagaccgcatgtatgtggggtatgtggtaagggatttagtcagtcatCCAGCTTgcacatacacaagaggacacacacaggggagaaaccgcatgtctgtggggaatgtgggaaggggttTAGTGTGTTATTCAACCTAaggacacacaagaggacacatacaggggagagattgcatgtatgtggagaatgtgggaagggatttagtcagtcatCCAGCCTAAACACACATAAGAGGACACACACatgggagagactgcatgtatgtggggaatgtgggaagggatgtAATGACTTATCCAGCCTAAACACAcataagaggacacacacagtggagagaccacatatatgtggggaatgtgggaagggatttagtgatgtATCCAACCTggacacacacatgaggacacacacaggggagagaccgcatgtatgtgggaaaTGTGTGAAGGGATTTAGTGTCTTATCCGGCCTGATcagacacatgaggacacacaatggggagagaccgcatgtatgtggggaatgtgggaatggATTTAgggacttatccagcctgaacaaacacaagaggacacacacaggggagagaccacatgtgtgtgcggaatgtgggaagggatttagtgatgtatccaacctgaacacacatatgaggacacacacaggggagaaaccgcatgtatgtggggaatgtgggaagggatttagtgtgtcatccagcctgaacacacacatgaggacacacacaggggagagaccacatgtatgtggggaatgtgggaagggatttagtgatctatccaacctgaacacacacaagaggggaCACACTGGGGACAgactgcatgtatgtggggaatgtgggaagggatttagtcggtcatccagcctggacacacacaagaggacacacacaggggagagaccgcatgtatgtggggaatgtgggaagggatttaattacttatccagcctggacacgcacaagaggacacacacaggggagagaccgcatgtatgtggggaatgtgggaagggatttagacaGTTAACCCACCTGAAAATACACAtgaagacacacacaggggagagaccgcatgtactgtatgtggggaatgtgggaagtgATTTTGAGACTTATCCATCCTGA
- the LOC142466809 gene encoding uncharacterized protein LOC142466809 isoform X1, which yields MWLDDGLLQTAVCSYHTKQAPIIHPCQHCKVAFSSQDYLLKHLKFKHPNENMEKMRTEKSCNIPINMTENSYFNQSRQLINNVTASHSKRYILAATTGKDLGESEKSLTWLSDQNSQKRTDTGEKPHVCGECGKGFNDLSSLDTHKRTHTGERPHVCGECGKGFSDLSSLIRHTRTHTGERPHVCGVCGKGFSQSSSLHIHKRTHTGEKPHVCGECGKGFSVLFNLRTHKRTHTGERPHVCGECGKGFSQSSSLNTHKRTHTGERPHVCGECGKGFNDLSSLDTHKRTHTGERPHVCGECGKGFSDLSSLIRHTRTHTEERPHVCGVCGKGFSQSSSLHIHKRTHTGEKPHVCGECGKGFSVLFNLRTHKRTHTGERLHVCGECGKGFSQSSSLNTHKRTHTWERLHVCGECGKGCNDLSSLNTHKRTHTVERPHICGECGKGFSDVSNLDTHMRTHTGERPHVCGKCVKGFSVLSGLIRHMRTHNGERPHVCGECGNGFRDLSSLNKHKRTHTGERPHVCAECGKGFSDVSNLNTHMRTHTGEKPHVCGECGKGFSVSSSLNTHMRTHTGERPHVCGECGKGFSDLSNLNTHKRGHTGDRLHVCGECGKGFSRSSSLDTHKRTHTGERPHVCGECGKGFNYLSSLDTHKRTHTGERPHVCGECGKGFRQLTHLKIHMKTHTGERPHVLYVGNVGSDFETYPS from the exons ATGTGGCTGGATGATGGTTTGTTGCAAACAGCAGTGTGTTCTTATCA tacaaaacaagcaccaataatccacccatgccaacactgcaaggttgcttttagcagtcaggattacctcctcaaacatctgaagttcaaacacccaaatgagaatatggaaaagatgaggacagaaaaatcttgcaacattccaataaatatgacagaaaattcATATTTCAACCAGTCAAgacaattaataaacaatgtaactgcttctcattccaaaagatatatattagcagctaccacaggaaaagatcttggagaaagtgagaagagtctgacttggttatcagaccagaacTCACAGAAGAGGAcagacacaggggagaaaccgcatgtatgtggggaatgtgggaagggatttaatgacttatccagcctggacacacacaagaggacacacacaggggagagaccacatgtatgtggggaatgtgggaagggatttagtgacttatccagccttaTCAGacacacgaggacacacacaggggagagaccgcatgtatgtggggtatgtggtaagggatttagtcagtcatCCAGCTTgcacatacacaagaggacacacacaggggagaaaccgcatgtctgtggggaatgtgggaagggatttagtgtgttattcaACCTAaggacacacaagaggacacatacaggggagaggccgcatgtatgtggggaatgtgggaagggatttagtcagtcatccagcctgaacacacacaagaggacacacacaggggagagaccgcatgtatgtggggaatgtgggaagggatttaatgacttatccagcctggacacacacaagaggacacacacaggggagagaccacatgtatgtggggaatgtgggaagggatttagtgacttatccagccttaTCAGACAcacaaggacacacacagaggagagaccgcatgtatgtggggtatgtggtaagggatttagtcagtcatCCAGCTTgcacatacacaagaggacacacacaggggagaaaccgcatgtctgtggggaatgtgggaaggggttTAGTGTGTTATTCAACCTAaggacacacaagaggacacatacaggggagagattgcatgtatgtggagaatgtgggaagggatttagtcagtcatCCAGCCTAAACACACATAAGAGGACACACACatgggagagactgcatgtatgtggggaatgtgggaagggatgtAATGACTTATCCAGCCTAAACACAcataagaggacacacacagtggagagaccacatatatgtggggaatgtgggaagggatttagtgatgtATCCAACCTggacacacacatgaggacacacacaggggagagaccgcatgtatgtgggaaaTGTGTGAAGGGATTTAGTGTCTTATCCGGCCTGATcagacacatgaggacacacaatggggagagaccgcatgtatgtggggaatgtgggaatggATTTAgggacttatccagcctgaacaaacacaagaggacacacacaggggagagaccacatgtgtgtgcggaatgtgggaagggatttagtgatgtatccaacctgaacacacatatgaggacacacacaggggagaaaccgcatgtatgtggggaatgtgggaagggatttagtgtgtcatccagcctgaacacacacatgaggacacacacaggggagagaccacatgtatgtggggaatgtgggaagggatttagtgatctatccaacctgaacacacacaagaggggaCACACTGGGGACAgactgcatgtatgtggggaatgtgggaagggatttagtcggtcatccagcctggacacacacaagaggacacacacaggggagagaccgcatgtatgtggggaatgtgggaagggatttaattacttatccagcctggacacgcacaagaggacacacacaggggagagaccgcatgtatgtggggaatgtgggaagggatttagacaGTTAACCCACCTGAAAATACACAtgaagacacacacaggggagagaccgcatgtactgtatgtggggaatgtgggaagtgATTTTGAGACTTATCCATCCTGA